In Streptomyces chartreusis, the following proteins share a genomic window:
- a CDS encoding NAD(P)-dependent alcohol dehydrogenase: MTTVAAFAAPAAKAPLERTTIERREVGEFDVLIDIKFAGICHSDIHQAREGWGEAIFPMVPGHEIAGIVSEVGPGVTKYRVGDRVGVGCMVDSCRECENCLAGLEQYCLKGNIQTYNGVGKDGEPTYGGYSQKIVVAESFVLRIPDGLSLDVAAPLLCAGVTTYSPLRHWNTGPGKKVAILGMGGLGHMGVKLAHALGAEVTVLSQSLRKKDDGLKLGADHYYATSDEQTFRELRGSFDLILSTVSAPLNLDQYLSLLKTDGAFVNVGAPEEPVALNLFSVIMGRKTLAGSGIGGIRETQEMLDFCAEHGIGAEIELIGADEINDAYERVLGSDVRYRFVIDTATI; encoded by the coding sequence ATGACCACCGTTGCCGCATTCGCAGCTCCCGCCGCCAAGGCGCCGCTGGAGCGCACCACCATCGAACGCCGTGAGGTCGGCGAGTTCGACGTCCTGATCGACATCAAGTTCGCCGGTATCTGCCACTCCGACATCCACCAGGCCCGGGAGGGCTGGGGCGAGGCGATCTTCCCGATGGTCCCCGGCCACGAGATCGCGGGCATCGTCTCCGAGGTCGGCCCGGGTGTGACCAAGTACCGGGTCGGCGACCGCGTGGGCGTCGGCTGCATGGTCGACTCCTGCCGTGAGTGCGAGAACTGCCTGGCCGGCCTGGAGCAGTACTGCCTCAAGGGCAACATCCAGACGTACAACGGCGTCGGCAAGGACGGCGAGCCGACCTACGGCGGCTACTCGCAGAAGATCGTCGTCGCGGAGAGCTTCGTCCTCCGCATCCCCGACGGCCTGTCCCTGGACGTCGCCGCGCCGCTGCTCTGCGCCGGCGTCACCACGTACTCCCCGCTCCGCCACTGGAACACCGGCCCCGGCAAGAAGGTCGCGATCCTCGGCATGGGCGGCCTCGGCCACATGGGCGTGAAGCTCGCGCACGCGCTCGGCGCCGAGGTGACGGTGCTGTCGCAGTCCCTGCGCAAGAAGGACGACGGCCTGAAGCTGGGCGCCGACCACTACTACGCCACCAGCGACGAGCAGACGTTCCGGGAGCTGCGCGGCAGCTTCGACCTGATCCTGTCCACGGTGTCGGCGCCGCTGAACCTGGACCAGTACCTGTCCCTGCTCAAGACGGACGGCGCCTTCGTGAACGTCGGCGCCCCCGAGGAGCCCGTCGCGCTCAACCTGTTCTCGGTGATCATGGGCCGCAAGACCCTCGCCGGGTCCGGCATCGGCGGCATCCGCGAGACCCAGGAGATGCTGGACTTCTGCGCCGAGCACGGCATCGGCGCCGAGATCGAGCTGATCGGCGCGGACGAGATCAACGACGCCTACGAGCGGGTGCTCGGCAGCGATGTGCGGTACCGGTTCGTGATCGACACCGCGACGATCTGA
- a CDS encoding helix-turn-helix domain-containing protein: MDERPGSSTGPAADTAADPRAGLDPRAELSEFLRTRRARLKPEDVGLPDYGRHRRVPGLRREELAQLAGVSVAYYTRLEQGNGRNVSAEVLDAIARALRLSDAEHAHLTHLAKPKRHKKKPVSRTEQVRPAMLQLLDTIDGVPAYITGRRSDIVAWNGMAAAVFGDWSELPAQERNWARLVFLRPDYRELFVEWDQKAYDIVAFLRMDAGCHPDDPRLSALVGELSVKSEEFRRLWAIHDVKEKSYGVKRLRHPLVGELTLNFESFRLTDGTEQNLITYHPEPGSPSAEALRLLASWGADATKAGTSASA, from the coding sequence ATGGACGAACGGCCCGGTTCCTCGACGGGACCCGCAGCGGACACCGCCGCCGACCCCCGGGCCGGCCTTGACCCGCGCGCGGAGCTGAGCGAGTTCCTGCGCACCCGGCGCGCCCGGCTGAAGCCGGAGGACGTCGGCCTGCCCGACTACGGCCGGCACCGCAGGGTGCCGGGCCTGCGGCGCGAGGAGCTGGCGCAGCTGGCCGGGGTGTCCGTGGCGTACTACACGCGCCTGGAGCAGGGCAACGGGCGCAACGTCTCGGCGGAGGTCCTCGACGCCATCGCGCGGGCGCTGCGCCTGAGCGACGCCGAGCATGCGCACCTCACGCACCTGGCGAAGCCGAAGCGGCACAAGAAGAAGCCGGTGTCCCGCACCGAGCAGGTGCGGCCGGCGATGCTGCAGCTGCTGGACACGATCGACGGCGTCCCGGCGTACATCACCGGCCGCCGCTCCGACATCGTCGCCTGGAACGGGATGGCGGCGGCCGTCTTCGGCGACTGGTCGGAGCTGCCGGCGCAGGAGCGGAACTGGGCGCGGCTGGTGTTCCTGCGGCCGGACTACCGCGAGCTGTTCGTGGAGTGGGACCAGAAGGCGTACGACATCGTCGCCTTCCTGCGCATGGACGCGGGCTGCCACCCGGACGACCCGCGCCTGTCGGCCCTGGTCGGCGAACTCTCCGTCAAGAGCGAGGAGTTCCGGCGGCTGTGGGCGATCCACGACGTCAAGGAGAAGAGCTACGGCGTCAAGCGCCTGCGGCATCCGCTGGTGGGGGAGCTCACCCTGAACTTCGAGTCGTTCCGCCTGACCGACGGCACGGAACAGAACCTGATCACCTACCACCCGGAACCGGGCTCGCCGTCGGCCGAGGCACTGCGGCTCCTGGCGAGCTGGGGGGCCGACGCCACGAAGGCGGGGACGAGCGCGTCGGCCTGA
- a CDS encoding RNA polymerase sigma factor, whose product MDEALLRSLTPSVLGILVRRGADFAAAEDAVQDALVEAVRVWPAEPSPSSSSRGYPMRDAKGWLVTVAWRKFLDASRADTARRRREDLVDEEPAPGPVTGVDDTLRIYFLCAHPSLTPSSAVALTLRAVGGLTTRQIAQAYLVPEATMAQRISRAKRTVSDVRFDRPGDVATVLRVLYLVFNEGYSGDVDLAAEAIRLTRQLAAAFDHPEVAGLLALMLLHHARRASRTAPDGSLVPLAEQDRGRWDRTLIAEGIDILQAALARDRLGEFQAQAAVAALHADAQTAAETDWVQIVEWYDELLRLTDSPVVRLNRAVAVGEADGPRAGLAALAPLDAALPRHTAAEAYLHERDGDLPTAARLYADAARKAANLAERDYLTRQAARLNTRLGGSGG is encoded by the coding sequence CTGGACGAGGCCCTGCTCAGGAGCCTCACGCCGAGCGTGCTCGGCATCCTCGTCCGCCGCGGAGCCGACTTCGCGGCGGCCGAGGACGCCGTGCAGGACGCGCTCGTCGAGGCGGTCCGTGTGTGGCCGGCCGAGCCCTCCCCAAGCTCTTCGAGCAGGGGATACCCCATGCGGGATGCGAAGGGCTGGCTGGTCACCGTGGCCTGGCGCAAGTTCCTCGACGCGAGCCGGGCGGACACCGCCCGGCGCCGGCGCGAGGACCTCGTCGACGAGGAACCGGCACCCGGGCCCGTGACCGGGGTGGACGACACACTGCGGATCTACTTCCTGTGCGCCCACCCGTCGCTGACCCCGTCGTCCGCGGTCGCGCTCACGCTGCGCGCGGTCGGCGGGCTGACCACCCGCCAGATCGCCCAGGCCTACCTGGTGCCCGAGGCGACCATGGCGCAGCGCATCAGCCGGGCCAAGCGCACCGTCTCCGACGTACGGTTCGACCGGCCCGGCGACGTCGCCACCGTGCTGCGCGTGCTCTACCTGGTCTTCAACGAGGGCTACTCCGGCGACGTCGACCTCGCCGCCGAGGCCATCCGCCTCACCCGGCAGCTCGCGGCAGCATTCGACCACCCCGAGGTGGCGGGCCTGCTCGCCCTCATGCTGCTCCACCACGCCCGCCGTGCCTCGCGGACCGCGCCCGACGGCAGCCTCGTACCGCTCGCCGAACAGGACCGCGGCCGATGGGACCGCACCCTGATCGCCGAGGGCATCGACATCCTCCAGGCCGCTCTCGCCCGCGACCGGCTGGGCGAGTTCCAGGCCCAGGCCGCCGTCGCGGCGCTGCACGCGGACGCGCAGACCGCCGCGGAGACCGACTGGGTGCAGATCGTGGAGTGGTACGACGAGCTGCTGCGCCTGACCGACAGTCCCGTGGTCCGCCTCAACCGGGCGGTCGCCGTGGGCGAGGCGGACGGCCCGCGCGCCGGGCTCGCCGCACTGGCGCCACTGGACGCGGCGCTGCCCCGGCACACCGCGGCCGAGGCCTACCTCCACGAACGCGACGGTGACCTGCCGACCGCGGCCCGCCTCTACGCCGATGCCGCGCGGAAGGCCGCCAACCTGGCCGAACGCGACTATCTGACGCGGCAGGCGGCTCGGCTCAACACGCGCCTGGGTGGGAGTGGCGGGTAG
- a CDS encoding carbon-nitrogen family hydrolase, with amino-acid sequence MRASLIQLSVDASESADERRRRAASLVRGRKGDDLVVLPELWTAGAWAYDRWGADCEALDGPTAEAMSAAAREAGAWLHAGSIVERDRDGTLYNTALLFDPEGEPRGHYRKIHRYGFDTGEATLMGGGEDVVTVPTDFGVIGLAICYDLRFPELFRALLDAGAELIVVPAAWPAARLEHWRLLTRTRALEEQVFLLACCATGKHGGMQQGGHSAIVDPWGTVLAEARTAEQEETVTADLDMTEVARIRTELPVLRDRVLGNSFRR; translated from the coding sequence GTGCGTGCCTCGCTGATACAGCTGTCCGTGGACGCGTCCGAATCCGCCGACGAGCGGCGCCGCAGGGCGGCCTCGCTGGTCCGTGGCCGCAAGGGCGACGACCTGGTCGTCCTTCCCGAGCTGTGGACGGCCGGAGCATGGGCCTACGACCGCTGGGGAGCGGACTGCGAGGCGCTCGACGGCCCCACCGCCGAGGCCATGTCCGCCGCCGCCCGCGAGGCCGGCGCATGGCTGCACGCCGGCTCGATCGTCGAGCGGGACCGGGACGGGACGCTCTACAACACCGCCCTCCTCTTCGACCCGGAGGGCGAGCCGCGCGGCCACTACCGCAAGATCCACCGCTACGGCTTCGACACCGGCGAGGCGACCCTGATGGGCGGCGGCGAGGACGTCGTCACCGTGCCCACCGACTTCGGTGTGATCGGCCTCGCCATCTGCTACGACCTCCGCTTCCCCGAACTCTTCAGGGCCCTGCTCGACGCCGGCGCGGAGCTGATCGTGGTGCCCGCCGCATGGCCCGCGGCCCGCCTCGAACACTGGCGGCTCCTCACCCGCACGAGGGCTCTGGAGGAGCAGGTGTTCCTCCTCGCCTGCTGCGCGACGGGCAAGCACGGCGGCATGCAGCAGGGCGGGCACAGCGCGATCGTCGACCCCTGGGGCACCGTCCTGGCCGAGGCGCGCACCGCGGAACAGGAGGAGACGGTGACGGCGGACCTCGACATGACCGAGGTCGCCCGCATCCGCACGGAACTCCCGGTACTGCGCGACCGGGTCCTTGGGAATTCTTTTCGGCGGTGA
- a CDS encoding group II truncated hemoglobin produces MTAHTVEYIRYRIPEQKSAEFLAAYTRAAAQLAASPHCMDYELARCEEDFEHFVLRITWTSTEDHLEGFRKSELFPDFLAEIRPYITHIEEMRHYKPTAIRGAGASVPTLYAWAGGAEAFSRLTSAFYDKVLKDDLLAPLFEGLDPHHAEHVAMWLGEVFGGPPAYSETQGGHGHMVAKHMGRGITEPQRRRWVNLIQDAADEAGLPTDAEFRSAFLAYVEWGTRLAVYFSGPDAVPPAEQPVPRWNWGAAPPYQG; encoded by the coding sequence ATGACGGCTCACACGGTCGAATACATCAGGTACCGCATCCCCGAGCAGAAGTCGGCGGAGTTCCTCGCCGCCTACACCCGCGCCGCGGCCCAGCTGGCCGCCTCGCCGCACTGCATGGACTACGAACTCGCCCGCTGCGAGGAGGACTTCGAGCACTTCGTCCTGCGCATCACCTGGACGTCGACGGAGGACCACCTCGAAGGCTTCCGCAAGTCGGAGCTGTTCCCCGACTTCCTCGCCGAGATCCGCCCGTACATCACGCACATAGAGGAGATGCGCCACTACAAACCGACGGCGATCCGTGGCGCGGGCGCCTCGGTGCCCACGCTGTACGCCTGGGCGGGCGGCGCGGAGGCGTTCTCCCGGCTGACGTCGGCCTTCTACGACAAGGTGCTCAAGGACGACCTCCTGGCCCCGCTGTTCGAGGGCCTGGACCCGCACCACGCGGAACATGTGGCGATGTGGCTCGGTGAGGTCTTCGGCGGCCCGCCGGCCTACTCCGAGACCCAGGGCGGCCACGGCCACATGGTCGCCAAGCACATGGGCCGCGGCATCACCGAGCCCCAGCGCCGCCGCTGGGTCAACCTCATCCAGGACGCCGCCGACGAGGCGGGCCTCCCGACGGACGCGGAGTTCCGCTCGGCGTTCCTGGCGTACGTGGAGTGGGGGACCCGCCTCGCGGTCTACTTCTCGGGCCCGGACGCGGTGCCGCCGGCGGAGCAGCCGGTGCCGCGGTGGAACTGGGGGGCGGCTCCGCCGTATCAGGGCTGA
- a CDS encoding VOC family protein, with protein MTVQLNHTIVAARDKKESATFLAGILGLEVSPQYGPFVPVEIPNGVTLDYLDSPGAITPQHYAFLVSEDEFDTIFGRIREAGLTYWADPYHRRPGEINHNDGGRGTYFEDPNGHNLEILTRPYGSGG; from the coding sequence ATGACCGTCCAGCTCAACCACACCATCGTCGCCGCGCGCGACAAGAAGGAGTCGGCCACGTTCCTGGCCGGCATCCTGGGCCTGGAGGTGAGCCCGCAGTACGGCCCCTTCGTCCCGGTCGAGATCCCGAACGGTGTGACCCTGGACTACCTCGACTCACCCGGCGCGATCACGCCGCAGCACTACGCGTTCCTGGTGTCGGAGGACGAGTTCGACACCATCTTCGGCCGGATACGGGAGGCCGGCCTGACCTACTGGGCGGATCCGTACCACCGCCGGCCCGGCGAGATCAACCACAACGACGGCGGCCGCGGCACCTACTTCGAGGACCCGAACGGCCACAACCTGGAGATCCTGACGAGGCCGTACGGCAGCGGCGGCTGA
- a CDS encoding S8 family peptidase, with amino-acid sequence MTSPASAEPEQRPTGAAASLTSPHRITLITGDRVSVDSKGRVVGLERAKGREHIPVQIRQAYGHTLVIPADAARLLAGGKLDQRLFDITELSRSATRTSQAKGLKVIVGYQGAAAGAKADVRDAGKLRRTLKSLNADAVQTPHQDTPELWDALTNGDRTASGIAHVWLDGVRKASLDKSVPQIGAPKAWAAGYDGKGVKIAVLDTGVDATHPDLKDQVIAAKNFTPAATAEDKVGHGTHVASIAAGTGAKSGGKYKGVAPGADILNGKVLDDTGSGDDSGILAGMEWAAEQGAQVVNLSLGGMDTPEIDPLEAAVNKLSADKGILFAIAAGNSGPETVGSPGSAEAALTVGAVDDKDALAPWSSTGPRVGDGAIKPDVTAPGVAITAASAKGSLIAQEVGENPPGYLTIEGTSMATPHVAGAAAILKQQHPDWTYAELKGALTGSAKGGKYTPFQQGSGRIQVDKAIKQSVVAEPGSVSFGTQQWPHTDDKPVTKQLTYRNLGTKDVTLQLSATATNPGGQAAPAGFFKLAATKVTVPAGGKASVGFTVDTKLGGTVDGAYSAYVTATGGGQSVRTGAAVQRELESYDVTVKHIGRDGKPAPEYNTALLGFSGLAANRGYQVPLAESGVTKMRLPKGSYLLDAWIAKDWVNLEGGLDWLVQPKLNVTRNTSVTIDARTTKSADITVPDAQAKQVIASSNYFYDPAGIGIGVGLDSYANLRMAHLGPEVPTGLTQTWNGQWTKGAGAEYDVATTAKVKKIQGDKVRHFKAAELAKVTNNLGASSSNKTGALLPLGVFPDDVVFSSPIEQKLTGARTLYLSTSEKIQWTFDFEQHAGVDAEGFPIIDAYYTLGNPQTFKAGQSYTKTFNTAVFGPHINKDFGLFREGNDIYGFLPLFADGSKHAGSSEFSAVSTSLYRNGTRLATNDDPLFGEQMFRVPAGDAEYKLTTSVKRSVKVAAASTRIDASWTFRSKRSAAEQVRLPASTVRFDARTGLDSRVEADKKVTFPVTVVGSAAGANLKSLHVYVSYDYGQTWKKLEVKNGKITVKNPAKGKAISFHAKVADKKGNKATVSIYNAYYGK; translated from the coding sequence ATGACCAGCCCGGCGTCGGCCGAACCGGAGCAGCGCCCCACGGGCGCCGCCGCCTCCCTCACGTCCCCCCACCGCATCACCCTGATCACGGGTGACCGGGTCTCCGTCGACTCCAAGGGCCGGGTGGTCGGCCTGGAGCGGGCGAAGGGGCGCGAGCACATACCCGTACAGATACGCCAGGCCTACGGACACACCCTCGTGATCCCGGCCGACGCCGCCCGGCTGCTCGCCGGCGGCAAGCTCGACCAGCGCCTCTTCGACATCACCGAGCTGAGCAGGTCCGCGACCCGCACCTCCCAGGCCAAGGGCCTGAAGGTCATCGTCGGCTACCAGGGCGCCGCGGCCGGCGCCAAGGCCGACGTCCGTGACGCGGGCAAGCTGCGCCGGACCCTGAAGTCCCTCAACGCGGACGCCGTGCAGACCCCGCACCAGGACACGCCCGAGCTGTGGGACGCGCTCACCAACGGCGACCGGACGGCGTCCGGCATCGCGCACGTCTGGCTGGACGGCGTCCGCAAGGCCAGCCTCGACAAGTCCGTGCCGCAGATCGGCGCCCCCAAGGCATGGGCGGCCGGCTACGACGGCAAGGGCGTCAAGATCGCCGTCCTGGACACCGGCGTCGACGCGACCCACCCGGACCTCAAGGACCAGGTGATCGCGGCGAAGAACTTCACGCCGGCCGCCACCGCCGAGGACAAGGTCGGGCACGGCACGCACGTCGCGTCCATCGCGGCCGGCACCGGAGCCAAGTCCGGCGGCAAGTACAAGGGCGTCGCGCCCGGCGCCGACATCCTGAACGGCAAGGTCCTCGACGACACCGGCTCCGGTGACGACTCCGGCATCCTCGCCGGCATGGAGTGGGCCGCCGAGCAGGGCGCCCAGGTCGTCAACCTCAGCCTCGGCGGCATGGACACGCCGGAGATCGACCCGCTGGAGGCGGCGGTCAACAAGCTGTCCGCCGACAAGGGGATCCTGTTCGCCATCGCGGCCGGCAACTCCGGCCCGGAGACGGTCGGTTCGCCCGGCAGCGCCGAGGCCGCGCTCACCGTCGGCGCCGTCGACGACAAGGACGCGCTCGCCCCCTGGTCCAGCACCGGTCCGCGGGTCGGCGACGGCGCGATCAAGCCGGACGTGACCGCGCCGGGCGTGGCCATCACGGCCGCGTCCGCCAAGGGCAGCCTCATCGCGCAGGAGGTCGGCGAGAACCCGCCCGGCTACCTGACCATCGAGGGCACGTCCATGGCGACCCCGCATGTCGCGGGCGCCGCGGCGATCCTCAAGCAGCAGCACCCGGACTGGACGTATGCCGAGCTGAAGGGCGCGCTGACCGGTTCCGCCAAGGGCGGCAAGTACACGCCGTTCCAGCAGGGTTCGGGCCGCATCCAGGTCGACAAGGCCATCAAGCAGTCCGTGGTCGCCGAGCCGGGGTCGGTGAGCTTCGGCACCCAGCAGTGGCCGCACACCGACGACAAGCCCGTCACCAAGCAGCTGACGTACCGCAACCTCGGCACGAAGGACGTCACCCTCCAGCTCTCCGCGACCGCCACCAACCCGGGCGGCCAGGCGGCGCCCGCGGGCTTCTTCAAGCTCGCGGCGACGAAGGTGACGGTCCCGGCGGGCGGGAAGGCCTCCGTCGGCTTCACCGTCGACACCAAGCTGGGCGGCACCGTCGACGGCGCCTACTCCGCGTACGTCACGGCGACGGGCGGCGGCCAGAGCGTCCGCACCGGCGCCGCGGTGCAGCGTGAGCTGGAGTCGTACGACGTCACGGTCAAGCACATCGGCCGGGACGGCAAGCCGGCCCCCGAGTACAACACCGCCCTGCTCGGCTTCTCGGGCCTGGCCGCGAACCGGGGCTACCAGGTTCCGCTCGCCGAGTCCGGCGTCACCAAGATGCGGCTGCCCAAGGGCTCGTACCTGCTGGACGCGTGGATCGCCAAGGACTGGGTGAACCTGGAGGGCGGCCTCGACTGGCTGGTCCAGCCGAAGCTGAACGTCACCAGGAACACCTCCGTGACGATCGACGCCCGCACCACGAAGTCGGCCGACATCACCGTCCCGGACGCGCAGGCGAAGCAGGTCATCGCCAGTAGCAACTACTTCTACGACCCCGCGGGCATCGGCATCGGCGTCGGCCTCGACTCCTACGCCAACCTGCGCATGGCCCACCTCGGCCCGGAGGTCCCGACCGGTCTGACCCAGACCTGGAACGGCCAGTGGACCAAGGGCGCCGGCGCCGAGTACGACGTCGCCACCACCGCCAAGGTCAAGAAGATCCAGGGCGACAAGGTCCGCCACTTCAAGGCGGCCGAACTCGCCAAGGTGACCAACAACCTGGGTGCCTCGTCGTCGAACAAGACCGGCGCGCTGCTCCCGCTCGGCGTGTTCCCCGACGACGTCGTGTTCAGCTCGCCGATCGAGCAGAAGCTGACCGGGGCGCGGACGCTGTACCTGTCGACGTCCGAGAAGATCCAGTGGACGTTCGACTTCGAGCAGCACGCCGGAGTGGACGCAGAGGGCTTCCCGATCATCGACGCGTACTACACGCTGGGGAACCCGCAGACCTTCAAGGCGGGCCAGAGCTACACGAAGACCTTCAACACGGCCGTGTTCGGCCCGCACATCAACAAGGACTTCGGGCTCTTCCGCGAGGGCAACGACATCTACGGCTTCCTGCCGCTGTTCGCCGACGGCAGCAAGCACGCGGGCTCGTCCGAGTTCAGCGCGGTCAGCACAAGCCTGTACCGCAACGGCACCAGGCTCGCCACCAACGACGACCCGCTGTTCGGTGAGCAGATGTTCCGCGTGCCCGCCGGGGACGCCGAGTACAAGCTGACGACCTCGGTCAAGCGCAGCGTCAAGGTCGCGGCCGCCTCCACGCGGATCGACGCGAGCTGGACCTTCCGCTCCAAGAGGTCGGCCGCCGAGCAGGTCAGGCTCCCGGCCTCCACGGTCCGCTTCGACGCAAGGACCGGCCTGGACAGCCGGGTCGAGGCCGACAAGAAGGTGACGTTCCCGGTCACCGTCGTGGGCTCGGCCGCGGGCGCCAACCTGAAGTCGCTGCACGTGTACGTGTCGTACGACTACGGGCAGACCTGGAAGAAGCTCGAGGTCAAGAACGGCAAGATCACCGTGAAGAACCCGGCCAAGGGCAAGGCGATCTCCTTCCACGCCAAGGTCGCCGACAAGAAGGGCAACAAGGCGACGGTCTCGATCTACAACGCCTACTACGGCAAGTAG
- a CDS encoding SRPBCC family protein: MARTSVVVERRIAAGQGSVWESLTDLRGMVHVLSGVSGVEVLTEGAFGVGTRWRETRRMFGKEATEEMWVTLCAPPERYVVEAESHGTHYVSEWALRAEGPSATTVRMTFTGVTSGGVAGVLAKLLGGLGSRAVAKAIAKDLDDIAAAVEGRAG; encoded by the coding sequence ATGGCCAGAACCAGCGTCGTCGTGGAGCGTCGTATCGCCGCAGGTCAGGGAAGTGTGTGGGAGTCCCTGACCGATCTGAGGGGCATGGTGCACGTGCTCAGTGGTGTGTCGGGCGTCGAGGTCCTCACGGAGGGCGCGTTCGGCGTGGGCACGCGGTGGCGGGAGACGCGGCGGATGTTCGGCAAGGAGGCCACCGAGGAGATGTGGGTGACCCTCTGCGCTCCGCCGGAGCGGTATGTGGTGGAGGCCGAGTCGCACGGCACCCACTACGTCTCGGAATGGGCCCTGCGGGCGGAGGGGCCGTCGGCGACGACGGTCCGGATGACGTTCACCGGCGTGACCTCCGGCGGCGTCGCGGGAGTACTCGCGAAGCTCCTCGGCGGCCTCGGCTCCCGGGCCGTGGCCAAGGCCATCGCGAAGGACCTGGACGACATCGCCGCGGCGGTCGAGGGCCGCGCCGGCTGA
- a CDS encoding YciI family protein, giving the protein MAKYLLLKHYRGAPASVNDAPMDQWTPEEISAHVQYMNDFAARLEKTGEFVDSQALAPEGSWVRYDGEGRPPVTDGPFAETKDLIAGWMVIDVDSHERAVELAGELSAAPGAGGRPIHEWLEVRPFLGAHAGTTECTFK; this is encoded by the coding sequence ATGGCCAAGTACCTGCTGCTGAAGCACTACCGCGGAGCTCCGGCATCGGTCAACGACGCGCCCATGGACCAGTGGACGCCGGAGGAGATCTCGGCCCACGTGCAGTACATGAACGACTTCGCCGCCCGGCTGGAGAAGACCGGCGAGTTCGTCGACAGTCAGGCACTCGCCCCCGAGGGGTCGTGGGTCCGCTACGACGGCGAGGGGCGTCCGCCGGTCACGGACGGCCCGTTCGCCGAGACCAAGGACCTCATCGCCGGCTGGATGGTGATCGACGTCGACAGCCACGAGCGCGCCGTCGAACTCGCCGGGGAACTGTCGGCGGCCCCCGGCGCGGGCGGCAGGCCGATCCACGAATGGCTGGAGGTACGCCCGTTCCTGGGCGCCCACGCCGGCACCACGGAGTGCACCTTCAAGTGA